Proteins encoded in a region of the Halosimplex halophilum genome:
- a CDS encoding succinylglutamate desuccinylase/aspartoacylase family protein has translation MTTLGTAQAAPGEMDTGRLSVGETRDGTEVGLPVAVINGAGDGDTLYMQAASDGDELNGVGVVQRVVPQLDPAELSGTILVVGVVNYHAFQVAEHRNPIDDTKTNRAYPGDETGTSTERIAAATFEAARRADLILDLHQGSTSRMIDECRVRCGKRHRLHDACLELAKVFDCGYVLDQKGPDGQLARAAPDEGIPTIDPELGGCVGWDEESIQAGVEGVFNVLSYYGFADGSVDLSPQTRASGFEQYGAPAGGLVSMQAELGQRVSRGDTLFEVTDTFGGVKETVTADSSGVFWRARRLPQVATGEYVCSVGTDVDSY, from the coding sequence ATGACGACGCTCGGTACGGCCCAGGCGGCCCCCGGCGAGATGGACACGGGGCGCCTGTCGGTCGGCGAGACGCGCGACGGGACGGAGGTGGGGCTCCCGGTCGCGGTCATCAACGGCGCGGGCGACGGTGACACGCTCTACATGCAGGCGGCCAGCGACGGCGACGAGCTCAACGGCGTCGGCGTCGTACAGCGGGTCGTCCCCCAGCTCGACCCCGCCGAGCTGTCGGGGACGATCCTCGTCGTCGGGGTCGTCAACTACCACGCCTTCCAGGTGGCCGAACACCGCAACCCCATCGACGACACCAAGACCAACCGCGCCTACCCCGGCGACGAGACGGGCACCTCCACCGAACGCATCGCCGCCGCCACCTTCGAGGCCGCCCGCCGCGCCGACCTGATCCTCGACCTCCACCAGGGGTCGACCTCCCGGATGATCGACGAGTGTCGCGTCCGCTGCGGGAAACGGCACCGCCTCCACGACGCCTGCCTCGAACTCGCGAAGGTCTTCGACTGCGGCTACGTCCTCGACCAGAAGGGCCCCGACGGCCAGCTGGCCCGGGCGGCCCCCGACGAGGGCATCCCCACTATCGACCCCGAATTGGGGGGGTGTGTCGGCTGGGACGAGGAGTCCATCCAGGCCGGCGTCGAGGGCGTGTTCAACGTCCTTTCCTACTACGGGTTCGCCGACGGCTCGGTCGACCTGTCCCCGCAGACCCGCGCCAGCGGCTTCGAGCAGTACGGCGCCCCCGCCGGCGGCCTCGTCTCCATGCAGGCCGAACTCGGCCAGCGCGTCTCCCGCGGCGACACCCTCTTCGAGGTCACCGACACCTTCGGCGGCGTCAAGGAGACCGTCACCGCCGACTCCTCGGGCGTCTTCTGGCGCGCCCGCCGGCTCCCCCAGGTCGCCACCGGCGAGTACGTCTGTTCGGTCGGGACCGACGTGGACAGCTACTAG
- the citZ gene encoding citrate synthase, whose translation MTDELRKGLEGVLVAESDLSQIDGDEGRLIYRGYAIEDLARHASYEEVIHLLWHGELPDADRLDAFTDSMVAERSVDEDVLETVGQLAAADENPMAALRTAVSMLSAYDPDAGEPATDREATLRKGRRITAKIPTILAAFTRMRDGDDPVEPREDLSHAANFLYMLNGEEPDDVLAETFDMALVLHADHGFNASTFSAITTASTLSDLHSSVTSAIGTLKGPLHGGANQDVMEMLKEVDESDRDPVGWVEKALDEGRRISGFGHRVYNVKDPRAKILGERSQELGEAAGTPKWYEYSTKIEQFMAEEKGLAPNVDFYSASTYYQMGIPVDIYTPIFAMSRAAGWIAHAAEYVEDNRLIRPRARYTGPEDLEFPDLDER comes from the coding sequence ATGACCGACGAGCTACGGAAGGGCCTCGAGGGCGTGCTCGTCGCCGAGTCCGATCTCAGCCAGATCGACGGCGACGAGGGGCGACTCATCTACCGCGGCTACGCGATCGAGGACCTCGCAAGACACGCGAGTTACGAGGAGGTCATCCACCTGCTGTGGCACGGCGAGCTGCCCGACGCCGACCGCCTCGACGCCTTCACCGACTCGATGGTCGCCGAGCGGTCGGTCGACGAGGACGTGCTCGAGACGGTGGGCCAGCTGGCCGCCGCCGACGAGAACCCCATGGCCGCGCTCCGCACGGCCGTCTCGATGCTCTCGGCGTACGACCCCGACGCCGGCGAGCCCGCCACCGACCGCGAGGCGACGCTCCGCAAGGGCCGGCGCATCACCGCCAAGATCCCCACGATCCTCGCCGCGTTCACCCGGATGCGCGACGGCGACGACCCCGTCGAGCCCCGCGAGGACCTGAGCCACGCCGCCAACTTCCTCTACATGCTCAACGGCGAGGAGCCCGACGACGTGCTCGCGGAGACGTTCGACATGGCGCTGGTCCTCCACGCCGACCACGGGTTCAACGCCTCGACGTTCTCCGCCATCACCACCGCCTCGACGCTCTCGGACCTGCACAGCTCCGTCACCTCGGCCATCGGGACGCTGAAGGGCCCGCTGCACGGCGGCGCCAACCAGGACGTGATGGAGATGCTCAAGGAGGTCGACGAGAGCGACCGCGACCCCGTCGGCTGGGTCGAGAAGGCCCTGGACGAGGGGCGGCGCATCTCCGGGTTCGGCCACCGCGTCTACAACGTCAAGGACCCCCGCGCGAAGATCCTCGGCGAGCGCTCCCAGGAACTCGGCGAGGCCGCGGGCACCCCCAAGTGGTACGAGTACTCCACCAAGATCGAACAGTTCATGGCCGAGGAGAAGGGCCTGGCGCCCAACGTCGACTTCTACTCGGCGTCGACGTACTACCAGATGGGCATCCCCGTCGACATCTACACCCCCATCTTCGCGATGAGCCGCGCCGCCGGCTGGATCGCCCACGCCGCCGAGTACGTCGAGGACAACCGCCTGATCCGCCCGCGCGCCCGCTACACCGGCCCCGAGGACCTCGAGTTCCCCGATCTCGACGAGCGGTAG
- a CDS encoding DUF7536 family protein, which produces MAQRTDMAGDRPDRDAAPPGAADAVPAEAADADSGKAAFVAALRVRRNAKWGLAAGLALALAAFVLFVALPGSRRSPALYVGLGFVLAMSTAGLVAFLLTLGRAVRLSRRL; this is translated from the coding sequence GTGGCCCAACGGACGGACATGGCCGGCGACCGACCGGACCGCGACGCCGCTCCGCCCGGGGCAGCCGACGCAGTCCCGGCAGAAGCCGCCGACGCGGACAGCGGCAAGGCCGCCTTCGTCGCCGCGCTCCGGGTCCGCCGCAACGCCAAGTGGGGCCTGGCTGCCGGCCTCGCGCTCGCGCTCGCGGCGTTCGTCCTGTTCGTCGCCCTCCCCGGGTCGCGGCGCTCGCCCGCGCTGTACGTCGGTCTCGGGTTCGTCCTCGCGATGTCGACGGCCGGCCTCGTCGCCTTCCTCCTGACGCTGGGCCGGGCCGTCCGCCTCTCGCGGCGGCTGTGA